One Pleuronectes platessa chromosome 9, fPlePla1.1, whole genome shotgun sequence genomic region harbors:
- the hmg20b gene encoding SWI/SNF-related matrix-associated actin-dependent regulator of chromatin subfamily E member 1-related: MGGIKQEQGDASQQLRASHSAEQTQDEPKKRGWPKGKKRKKVLPNGPKAPVTGYVRFLNERRELMRARYPDLPFPEITKRLGAEWTRLVPNDKQRYLDEAEREKMQYAQELKEYQQTEAYQITTAKIQDKRIKKEDSPSVIISTSSGSSLPKASDLPSRFDIPIFTEEFLDQNKAREAELRRLRKANIEFEEQNAVLQRHIKDMYNAKERLEAELGLDEKRTQALQQHLLAIKHTLVNSLSSVPLPGTGETASLGNLDSYLSCLSGALEGNPHKHRALLTQLCEVLSHLDSEKL; encoded by the exons ATGGGAGGGATCAAACAGGAGCAGGGTGATGCctcacagcagctcagagccTCGCATTCAGCCGAACAGACCCAGGATGAG cCCAAGAAGAGAGGCTGGCCAAAgggtaagaaaagaaaaaaggtacTACCAAATGGGCCTAAGGCGCCCGTAACAGGATATGTGCGCTTCCTGAACGAGCGGCGGGAACTAATGAGGGCCCGATACCCTGACTTACCTTTTCCCGAAATCACCAAAAGACTTGGAGCAGAGTGGACACGTTTAGTGCCAAATGACAAACAG CGCTATCTGGACGAGGCGGAGCGGGAGAAGATGCAATATGCTCAAGAATTGAAGGAATATCAGCAGACTGAGGCCTATCAGATCACCACTGCTAAGATACAAGACAAAAGGATCAAGAAAG AAGACTCTCCATCTGTCATCATCAGTACTAGTTCAGGGTCATCTTTACCAAAG GCTTCTGACCTCCCGAGCAGATTTGACATCCCTATCTTCACAGAGGAGTTCCTTGATCAGAACAAAG CTCGAGAGGCTGAGTTGCGGCGGCTTCGTAAGGCCAACATTGAGTTTGAGGAGCAGAACGCAGTGTTGCAGCGGCACATCAAGGACATGTACAACGCCAAAGAGCGCCTGGAGGCTGAACTGGGGCTGGATGAGAAGCGCACCCAGGCTCTTCAGCAACACTTATTGGCCATTAAACACACTCTGGTTAACAGTCTCTCATCAGTCCCACTGCCAG GTACAGGTGAGACAGCCTCTCTTGGGAACCTGGACTCCTACCTGAGCTGTCTCAGCGGTGCGCTGGAGGGCAACCCACACAAGCACCGTGCCCTGCTTACCCAGCTTTGTGAGGTCCTCTCTCATCTTGACAG tgagAAGCTATGA